The Amphiprion ocellaris isolate individual 3 ecotype Okinawa chromosome 6, ASM2253959v1, whole genome shotgun sequence genome contains a region encoding:
- the jak2b gene encoding tyrosine-protein kinase JAK2, with protein MDTMTDTCPAVHQNGTAYRESPDIRPATVLRLHFYHSNQGTVDGSFLSYPPGDYVAEELCIDAAKACNISPLYCCLFGLFREQDHLWFSPNHTFQLDDTASEDVFFRIRYYFPGWYSGGASRAYRYGVAKGAESPVLDDFVMSYLFSQWRNDFVNGLVKIPNSHETQEECLGMAVLDMTRTAKERQMSPLDIYHTISYKSFLPKEMRAQIQDCNFLTRKRIRFRFKRFIQQFSQCRTTARDLKLKYLISMESLEKAFYTETFQVREPSGGQRIILVAADSGIQWYREKLKDSDEELQTLCDFPDVTDISIKQVSKEGAAESRMVTINKQDGKNRELEFPSLSEALSFVSLIDGYYRLTTDAHHYLCKEVAPPRLVEAISSHCHGPVSMEFAVTRLQKCGNKRGLYILRCSPKDFNKYFLTFPVEVYDTVEYKHCQITRSASGEFNLSGTKRNFSSLQELLSCYQKETVRSDSIIFQFSKCCPPKSKEKSCLLVCRSNKGSEVPLSPSLHRHNISQMVFHKIRKEDLEFMESLGQGTFTKIFKGVRKELGDYGHVHQTEVVMKVLDQAHRNYSESFFEAASMMSQLSNIHLILNYGVCVCGEENIMVQEYVKFGSLDTYLKKNKNSINILWKLEVAKQLAWAMNFLEEKHLVHGNVCAKNVLLIREEDRRAGNPPFIKLSDPGISITVLPKEILIERIPWVPPECIEDPAKMSLAADKWSFGTTLWEICSGGEKPLAALDNSKKTLFYQDHHQLSAPKWTELANLITSCMDYEPTFRPTFRAVIRDLHSLCTPDYELIVDSDILPNRTVGSGWATGGFENQEPAQFEERHLIFLQQLGKGNFGSVEMCRYDPLQDNTGEVVAVKKLQHSTAEHIRDFEREIEILKSLQHENIVKYKGVCYSAGRRNLRLIMEYLPFGSLRDYLMKNKERIDHKKLVHYTSQICKGMEYLSSKRYIHRDLATRNILVESELRVKIGDFGLTKVLPQDKEYYMVKEPGESPIFWYAPESLTESKFSVASDIWSFGVVLYELFTHSDKNCSPPAVFMSMMGNDKQGQLIVYHLIELLKSGSRLPQPLGCPPEIHEIMEECWDSDPGLRPSFKELALRIDLFRDSKEF; from the exons ATGGATACTATGACTGACACATGCCCTGCGGTGCACCAGAATGGGACCGCCTATCGGGAATCTCCAGACATACGACCGGCTACTGTTCTTAGGCTTCACTTCTACCACAGCAACCAGGGAACAGTTGATGGCAGCTTTCTCAGCTACCCACCTGGAGACTATGTGGCTGAGGAGCTGTGTATAGATGCAGCCAAAGCATGCA ATATATCACCTCTGTACTGCTGCCTTTTTGGTCTGTTCCGAGAGCAAGACCACTTGTGGTTTTCACCCAACCACACCTTCCAGCTTGATGATACAGCCTCTGAAGATGTGTTTTTCAGAATACG GTACTACTTCCCTGGCTGGTACAGTGGGGGAGCATCCCGGGCGTATCGATATGGGGTTGCCAAGGGGGCAGAAAGCCCTGTCCTTGATGACTTTGTAATGTCATACCTCTTCTCTCAG TGGAGGAATGACTTTGTGAATGGTCTGGTGAAGATCCCCAACTCCCATGAGACTCAGGAAGAGTGCCTTGGCATGGCTGTACTCGACATGACAAGAACAGCCAAGGAGAGACAAATGTCACCTCTGGACATCTACCACACGATAAG CTACAAGTCCTTCTTGCCAAAGGAAATGAGAGCTCAGATCCAGGACTGCAATTTCTTGACACGTAAGCGAATCCGCTTTCGCTTCAAACGCTTCATCCAGCAGTTCAGTCAGTGTCGGACCACAGCGCGTGATCTTAAGCTTAAGTACCTCATCAGCATGGAGTCATTGGAGAAGGCCTTTTACACAGAGACCTTCCAAGTCAGAGAACCATCCGGCGGACAGCGCATCATCCTAGTGGCGGCAGACTCTGGCATACAGTGGTATCGAGAGAAACTGAAAGATTCTGATGAG GAACTGCAGACCTTGTGTGACTTCCCTGATGTAACTGACATCAGCATCAAACAGGTCAGCAAGGAGGGAGCTGCAGAGAGCCGAATGGTCACCATCAACAAGCAGGATGGCAAGAATCGG gAGCTGGAATTCCCCAGCCTGTCTGAAGCCCTCTCCTTTGTGTCCCTTATTGATGGCTACTATCGACTGACAACAGATGCACATCACTACCTTTGTAAAGAAGTAGCTCCTCCTCGGCTTGTTGAGGCCATATCTTCTCACTGCCATGGCCCAGTTTC AATGGAGTTCGCTGTCACCCGGCTTCAGAAGTGTGGAAACAAGCGGGGGCTGTATATTTTGAGATGTAGTCCCAAAGACTTCAAcaaatattttctgactttccctgttGAG GTGTATGATACTGTAGAATACAAACATTGCCAGATAACCAGGTCTGCCAGTGGAGAGTTTAACCTCAGTGGAACCAAAAGAAACTTCAGCAGCCTGCAGGAACTGCTCAGCTGCTACCAAAAGGAAACCGTGCGCTCGGACAGCATAATTTTCCAATTCAGCAAGTGTTGTCCTCCGAAATCTAAAG AAAAGTCCTGCCTTCTCGTGTGCAGGAGCAACAAAGGCTCAGAAGTGCCTCTGTCTCCGTCACTACATCGACACAACATCAGTCAAATGGTGTTTCACAAGATCAGGAAAGAAGATCTGGAATTT ATGGAGAGTCTTGGTCAAGGGACATTTACCAAGATCTTCAAAGGGGTCCGAAAGGAGCTGGGAGACTATGGACATGTGCACCAAACTGAAGTAGTCATGAAAGTCCTGGACCAGGCCCACAGGAATTACTCTGAG TCTTTCTTTGAAGCTGCCAGCATGATGAGCCAGTTGTCCAATATACACCTGATCCTTAACTATGGCGTTTGTGTCTGCGGAGAAGAGA aCATCATGGTGCAGGAATATGTGAAGTTCGGCTCACTGGATACCTActtgaagaagaacaagaactcCATAAACATTCTGTGGAAGCTTGAAGTGGCGAAGCAGCTGGCCTGGGCCATGAACTTCCTG GAAGAAAAGCATCTTGTTCATGGGAATGTGTGCGCTAAAAACGTTCTTCTGATcagagaggaggacagaagGGCTGGGAACCCCCCTTTCATCAAACTTAGTGATCCTGGTATCAGCATCACTGTTCTGCCCAAAGAAA TCCTGATTGAGAGGATCCCTTGGGTGCCTCCTGAATGTATTGAGGACCCTGCCAAAATGAGCCTGGCTGCAGACAAATGGAGTTTTGGCACTACACTATGGGAAATCTGCAGTGGTGGAGAGAAACCGCTAGCGGCACTGGACAACTCTAAG AAAACTCTGTTCTACCAGGATCACCACCAACTTTCTGCACCAAAGTGGACCGAACTGGCTAATCTAATTACCAGCTGCATGGACTATGAGCCTACATTCAGGCCCACATTTCGGGCAGTTATCCGTGATCTCCACAGCCTCTGCACACCAG ACTATGAGCTGATCGTGGACAGTGACATCCTGCCAAACAGGACAGTGGGCTCTGGCTGGGCAACTGGGGGTTTTGAAAATCAGGAGCCAGCTCAGTTTGAGGAGAGACACTTGATATTCTTACAACAGCTGGGCAAG ggaaactttggcAGTGTGGAGATGTGTCGATACGACCCACTTCAGGACAACACGGGGGAGGTCGTGGCTGTGAAGAAACTCCAGCACAGCACTGCAGAGCACATACGAGACTTTGAGCGGGAGATTGAGATCCTGAAATCTCTACAGCATGAGAACATAGTCAAGTACAAGGGCGTTTGTTACAGTGCAG GTCGACGAAATCTCCGTCTCATCATGGAATATCTTCCGTTTGGAAGTCTGCGAGATTACCTCATGAAAAACAAGGAGAGGATCGACCACAAGAAGCTTGTGCATTACACTTCTCAGATCTGCAAG GGCATGGAGTACCTGTCAAGTAAGCGGTATATCCACAGAGACCTGGCAACACGAAATATCCTTGTGGAAAGTGAGCTGAGAGTGAAGATTGGGGATTTCGGCCTCACCAAAGTTCTACCTCAGGACAAAGAATACTACATGGTCAAAGAGCCAGGAGAGAGCCCCATATTCTG GTATGCCCCTGAGTCTTTGACTGAGAGCAAGTTCTCTGTGGCGTCGGATATCTGGAGCTTTGGAGTGGTGCTATATGAACTCTTCACCCACAGTGACAAGAACTGCAGCCCTCCTGCA GTTTTCATGTCCATGATGGGGAATGACAAGCAGGGACAGTTGATTGTCTATCACCTCATTGAGCTCCTGAAATCAGGCAGCAGGCTGCCTCAACCCCTGGGGTGTCCTCCAGAG